The DNA window AAATATAGCAAACGATATCGAAAAGATGACAAAGCTCTCAAAAGAGCAATCATCTATCGAGCCAGTCGCAACTGCCTCAACAAAATATCTAGAAATTTTAAAAGATATCGACGAAAATAAAGCCCTACTTGAGGACTCTGAGCTCGGAGAGCTTGCAAAAGAGGAGCTTAAAAATTTAGAGATTTCAAGAGAAAAGCTTGAAGAAGAGATAAAAATTTTACTTCTTCCAAAAGATCCAAACGATGATAAAAATATATTTTTAGAAATTCGTGCAGGTACTGGTGGTGATGAGGCCGCGCTATTTGTTGGGGATCTTTTTAATGCTTACATTAGATATGCAGAACTTCGTGGATATAAATTTGAGATCGTTAGTCAAAGCGAAGGCAATACTGGTGGCTTTAAAGAGATCATCGTACTTATAAAAGGTAAAGGTGCTTACTCGAGGCTAAAATTTGAAGGCGGCACACACAGAGTTCAACGTGTGCCAGAGACCGAGAGCCAGGGCAGGGTGCATACTTCAGCTGTGACTGTGGCTATTATGCCAGAGGTTGAGGATAGTGAGATCGAGATCAATCCAAATGATATAAGAGTTGATGTTATGAGAAGCTCAGGTCATGGCGGTCAGTCGGTAAATACAACTGATAGTGCCGTTAGGATCACGCATATACCAACAGGACTTGTTGTAACAAACCAAGATGGCAAGAGCCAACATAAAAACAAAGAAGCTGCGATGAAGGTGCTAAAGGCTAGACTTTATGAGCTTCAAGAGCAAGAGAGACTTGTAAAAGAGACTAGTGAGCGAAAGAGCCAAGTTGGCACTGGGGATCGTTCTGGCAGGATAAGGACATACAATTATCCGCAAAACCGCATAAGTGATCACCGTATAAATTTAACACTTTACCGTCTTGATGCGATTATGGCTGCGGGATTATTTGACGAGATCATCGAGCCACTTATTACACATTATCAAGCAGAAGCCATGCTAGAAGCTGGCATTTAAACTTTCAAATTTTTACTTCAAATTTTATAATTTATTTCTTTACCTAAAAATATTACTTTAGCTTAAAATACTTTTAAATTTACCAAGCTTTAAAGTCAAATTAACAAGAATTTTACAAAAATAGATATTTAAAAGTAGCATTTAGTAATATTTTTTCTCATTTTTTTCAAAATAATATAAATTAAATTTTTAGATTTTATTTCTCAAATAGCGATTTATAGGGCATCTAAAAGTATAAAGTTTTTATTTTTGATATTATAATTTTGTATAAATAGTTTTTAAGTTTTGCTTAATAATTCTACCTTACAATTTCACCATAATTTAATTCAAAACAAGGAGATAAAATGTCAATAAGTGCAAGAAATCAACTAAATGTTGAGATCACAGAGGTAAGAACAGGTGCGGTAAATTCGCTAATATCTGCTAAGCTTGCAGGCGGAGAGGTGCTAAAAGCAACTGTTACGGTTGATAGTGAAAAAGGTCTTGATCTTAAAGTTGGCAAAAAAGCTATCTTTTTATTCAAAGCTTCAAGCGTTATCGTTTCAAAAGATGATAGCATCAAGCTTAGCGCTACAAACCAAATCAAAGGCGTTGTTAGCGAGATAAAAGACGGAGCTGTAAATGTTGAAGTTATTATCGATGTAAATGGCAGTAAAATTTCAGCTATCATCACAAGAGAGTCAGTTAGCAGCCTAGCTTTAAAAGCGGGAGATAAAGTAACTGCAATCATCAAAGCAACTCAAATTATAGTTGGTGTTAAATAATTTACGGAGCAATTTTGCTCCGCCCTTCTAAACCAAATTCTATTCTTAAGTTAAAATCTAAAATACTATAAAATTTATCAACGAAATTATAAATTTAAATAAGTCGTAGTGAATATTTTTTAGAAAATTTATAGCTAAAATTTATATTACTTTTATAGCCTATCCACCATTTTAAGCAGAGCATGGCACGCCAAAAGTTCACCACACAATAGGCGGCCAAATATCAACACAAAACCAAAGTCACAAGCTCTCAAACGGCTATACCTATACCAAACTATATGTAGCTGGTGAGATCACAGGTGGCGTTCATGAGCCACAGCCGTCTAGGGTCGTCGTTATAACTGACCGCTTGACATTTAGCATAATCACTGCTAAGACTATCTGCTAAAACTAACTATAAATTTTTAAATCTATAAACTCCATTTTTCACTCTCTCAAAAATTTTCTTCTCTTCAAGCAGCTTAAAGGTATTTATTACGGTTGGTTTGCTCACATCTAGCTTTTCACAAATTTCTGAAATTTTTACGACAATGAAGCCATTTTCATCACAGCTTTTAACTAGCAAATTTATAATTTCTACCTTTTTCTCGCCAATGATTGCCTTATAAATTTCTTCATTCATGCTAGCTCCAAATTTTATATCCTATTGCCACGCACCAAAGCGCGCCACATAAGAAATTTGCGATCATCACAGCTGCACTTCCTGCATCTTTTGCCGCCTTTGCTAGGGCGTGATAGTCTGGGCTTGCAAGATCAGTTACTCGCTCTAAGCCAGAGTTTAGGCATTCGCAAACTAGCACAAATGCCATGCTAAAGATCAAAAATAGATTAAAAACAAGGTCAAAATTCCAAAAAAATAGCGAGATCGTAGTTACCAAAAATATATAAATTTCTATTCGAAAGCTCTTTTCGTTTTTGAAAATTTCAGCCAAACCCTCTCTTGCGTAGCCAAAATTTTTAAAAAATTTATACTCTGGCTGGTTTCTCATAATTTTCCTTTTTGCGATTTTTGGCATAATTATAATTAAAAAAAGGATGAAATTTGAAACTTATTAGCTGGAACGTAAATGGCCTTAGAGCACTTGTAACAAAAGATGGTTTTGCATGGCTTACGGAGCAAAAGCCTGATTTTTTGGCGCTTCAGGAGATTAAAGTCAAAGAAAGTGATGTGCCAAAAGAAATTTATAATCTTGGCTTTAAAGATATCAGTGTAAATTCAGGCGAGAGAGCCGGATACTCTGGCGTGATGAGCCTAGCAAATTTTGACATTTCTACACAAAAGGCAGCTTTTTTCGACGACACGGAAGGGCGTGTTTTGGAACATAGATTTGGCAATATCGTGCTTTTTAATATCTATTTTCCAAACGGACAAAAGGATGACGAGCGCCTAGCCTATAAAATGGACTTTTACGAGAAATTTTTAGCTTACTGCAAAGAACTTATAAAAAACGGCAAAGAGGTGATATTTTGTGGTGATGTAAATACCGCTCACCGCGAGATCGACCTTAAAAATCCAAAGGCAAATGCCAAAACTTCTGGCTTTTTGCCTATTGAGCGAGCGTGGGTCGACGAGGTGCTAAAAAGTGGCTTTATCGATACCTTTAGAGCCATAAATGGCGACGTAGCGGACGCTTACTCGTGGTGGAGCTACCGTTTTAATGCAAGGGCAAAAAACGTCGGTTGGAGGATTGATTATTTCTTCATCTCGCAAGGATTAAAGGATAGGCTAAAAGACGCATTTATCTTGCCAGAGATCACAGGTAGCGATCACTGCCCGGTTGGTATAGATATAGAAATTTAGCCACTATTCCATTCTGCGAGGCTTGCCTAGTAAGAAACCTTGTGCGTAAGGTATTCCAAAATTTTTGATTTGGTTTAAAATTTCTTCTGAACTTGCAAACTCGGCTACTATTTTGTAGCCTTGTTTTTTTGCAAAGCTTACGATGGTTTCTACTAGAACTCTAGCATTTTCGTCAAATGGAAGCTTTTTGATTATCGAGCCATCTATCTTTATGGTGTCTATATCAAGCTCCAAAATTCGGTAATAGTTTGAGTATCCTGAGCCAAAGTCATCAATCGAAATTTTACATCCATAGCCTTTGACGCGTTTTATGAAAGAATTTACCGCAACATAGTCGCTAAGCTCTTCGCTCTCTAGCATTTCAAAACAAATTTTATTAGGATCTTTGCACTCTATTAGTTTATTTTCTATAAGCTCTCTCATACTAGCGTCGGCTATGTCTGTATTAGATAAATTTATTGAGAATGTATAGTCTGGATATTTTTTGGCTAAATCAAATGCAAGGGCTATAACTTTTTTGGTTATTTGCGGATATAACTGAGTTTTCATAGCAATATCTAAAAATTCGCCCGGATAGTGTATCTTACCATTTTGATCGATTATACGAACCAAGACTTCATAATACTTTGCTTCGGTCTCATTTTCTTCTAAGTTAAAGATACCTTGTGCTTCTACGATAACTCTATCGTTTTCTAACGCATCTTCGATTAGCTGAACTGCCAGCTGGTTTTTGTGATATTTCATCTCAATGGCGTCATTTTCTAGATAGTAGTAAATATTGCTACCATTTTCTATTGCGAGCTGATTTGCAAGGACTGATTGCATTAGGCGGTTAGTTTGTGGGGTATCGTTTGGCAATGAAACACCAAATACCATCTTTATGCCTGGTAAATTTTCAAATTTTTCATCAATAGCGACATTTATTCTATTTGAACCAAAATATTCTCTTATATATTCAATATCTCTTACGATATTATCGCCTTCATACCATATATAAAATGCATCGTCTTGAAATCTAAATAGCTTTGCTTTTATCTCAGAAGTATCTATACAAAGCTTTAGTGTATCAGCTACTGCTTTTAGCATTGCATCGATAATCTTAGTTTGATAAAAGAATCTTAAAATTTTAAAATTCTTAATGCTTAAGCAAATGAGCACTCCATCTTTTTGTGCGTCTAAAATTTCAGTTAAAGCAAAGTAATTGCCAAAGCCTGTTAGTTTATCGATTGAAGATTGTATTTTTATTTGTTCATTTTTTTGAGTTAGCTCGTTTAGTATCAGTGTCTCTTTAGTCCTATCAAGTTTTACCGCTATATAGCCCTCAAATTTATTTTTAAAGAAAAATGGCGAAAATTTTACCTTTTCATATAAAAAATCACCGCTTTTTGTTCTACTTATAAGCTCATCGCTCTCCCAAGGTAGAGATTTTTGCACAGCCTCTTTTATAGATTCATAAAAGCTTTGCGGGTGCATATATGATTTTAGTATTCTTGGGTTTTTGCCTATTATTTCTTTTAGCTTGTAGCCAGTTTTTTCTTCAAAGGTTTTATTTACGTATGAAATTCTATTGTGTTTATCGCAATAGATAATAGAGCTATGATCGTTTTCAACCGTGGATCTTAAGAGTTTTATCTGTCTTAAACGCTCTGAGGCCATTTTGATTTGATAGAGGCCAAATGCACAAAATATTATAAATGTAAGTAGGCAAATTATCTGAGCTATTTTTGCGTTATTCACCTCATCAGAGTGAAATTCTAGGATTTTGTTTCTAAAATTTTCTATTAGATTATCAAGATGTAGCTCTTTTGCACTATTTGAGATTGTACGTAAAGTTTTTGTAGCTTGAGTCGCATAAAGTATCTTGTCTAATATATTTTGAGCTTTTTGGTTATCTTTATACTCATTTTTATACATTTTTATTTGCTTTGAAATTTCATCTATTACTTCAGGACTAAGCATCAAAGCGCCTTTTATCGCATAGAATACAGCCTCAAGCTTATTTGGAAGCGCTAGATTTTGTATCTCATATTGACTTATTTGGATATAAGAATCTATAGATGAGTTTACATAAGCTGATCTTTGTAGAAAAAATACTTTTTTACTAAATACATCTCTTATGTTTTGTAGGTCTTTTGTTATTTCATTTTGATGAAATAACAACATCTCATCACTAAGCATTGAAAGGTTGCTCAAATTTGTATCAAAAGAATTTATGTCAGCATTGAGTTTGTCGTAGTTTGAGACATCATAAATATTATTTAAAGAAAAAGTTATCTCATTGTCTATAAATTTTAGATTTAAAATTCCATCATCAAATTTATGAGCCGTATCAATGGCTATATTTGCTTTATATATAAAAAATGCACTAACGAAAAATATAGCTACTAAGACGCTAAGTACGGTTCTTGTTCGTTTAGTACTCATTTAATATCCTAGGCTTTTTACCATTTAATGTCAGAAAAAATGAGTATAAAGCATCAATTTCATCTTTGCTAAGAACGTATCCTAGCTGGTAGTTACCAATAAAGCTTATAGCCTCTTTTAGATCGTTTATCTCTCCATGAGATAAATATGGAGCAGTTTTTGTAATATTTCTTAGTGATGGCACTCTTCTTAATCTTTTGCTTGTATCTAAGGCAGAAATTTTTTCTCGGCCAATATCTTGTGTCAAATTTCCTCCCAAATTTCTACCATTATGACAAGCAGCACAGCCTATATTATTAAATATCTCAAATCCTTTCTTTGCACTATCATCTATGGCATTGTTATCACCTGATATAAAACGATCAAATGGTGAATCAACACTCAAGATAGCCTTTTCAAACTCAGCTATTGCATCTGCAATATTATCAAAATTAATGCCGTCATTATAAATTTTTTTAAATAAAATTTTGTACTCAGAGATATTATTTACAGAATCCACTATCTTGTCGTTATCTGAGTTTAGTTCTATTCTAGAAGTTATGGACTCTTTTACTTGATCTTTTAAATTGCTAATCTTTGCATCGCTATAAAACAGATAATTTGCTGCAGCATTTAATATGGTTGGAGGATTTAAAGTGCCTTTTTCCATGCTATCTTGGTTGCTTCCGCTTAAATTCCAATACAAGTTATGACAAGTTTGGCAAGAGTAGTTTTCATTTGGGCTTAGCCTTTTGTCAAAAAAGAGTTTTTTGCCAAGCAGAGCCTTTTCTTCATTATATTTTACTACCGTAAGAGGTTTATAGGATTCATATTTACAAAATGAAATAGTGATGATAAATAGACAAAGTATAATGCCCTTCATAACGCCCCTAATTTTTAATTTTCTTTTTTATATCGGCAAATTTTTGATTTTTTATATAGTACATTATTTTATTGTTTTTTTGGAATTTATGATACAATTCGCTCGATTTAGAAAATATTTATATTTCAGGGAGGAGAAGTCATGAAAAAAGGCTTTACGATGATTGAGTTGATCTTCGTGATCGTTATATTGGGCATATTAGCTGCGGTTGCTATACCAAAACTAGCTTTAACAAGGGATGATGCAGAGATATCAAAAACTGCTTCAAATATACAAACGCTTATTTCGGACTTGGGTTCTTACTATACTTCACAAGGCGAATTTGCTTCTGGTACAGATGCTGTTAAAAAGATGTCAAATGTAAAAACACCAGTAAAAGCAAAAAATGATGAGTGTTTAGAAGTAGGTACCGGAAATAACACTAATGGAGAGATAGGCATTACTGTAAAAACAGGTGGTCTTTGTGGACAAGTTTGGGAATTGCCTGGCTTGGCAGATGTTAAAACTCTAATTGAAAGTAGCGATAATAAGACAGCTAATTCGCTTAAATTTGGCGGCATGGGCATAAAATATAAATAAAATTTTAGCAAGGTTTTTCCTTGCTTTTTATGATTTTTGTCCTACTAAATTTTTAATATAACAAAGCCTGATAGAAATACAAATTTTTTACACAAATAATTTATACACATAAAAATAAGCTTTCTAAGATTTAATGCGTTGCCAAAAGGTATCAAATCTTAACTTCTACTAAATAGGCAATGGCTTTTTATTAAATTTAATCGATTTTTATCCTTTACAAATTTTAAAGATAAAAAACGTAAAATCAAGCCATGGATTTACTAAAAGACCCGTTAAATAAGCTCATCATCTCGCTCTCGCTTCCAGCTGGCACCGCAATGATGTTTAATACTCTTTATAACGTTACTGGCACATTTTTTGCAGCAAAAATTTCTACCCTTGCCGTAGCTGGTATGGCTATGAGCTTTTTGCTTTATCTAAGTATTGTAGGCATTGGGCTTGGTTTTGGCTCAGCGCTAACTGCGCTAATAGGCAATAGCCTTGGAGCAGGAAAGATAAAAATGGCTAAATTTTATGCGGCAAATGGAATTATCTTTGTGTTAGTATTTGCTATTTTTATGGGGTTTTGTGGCTATTTTTTAGCACCGAATTTGCTCACTTTTTTAGGAGCTGATCATCACTATTTAAAAGAGGCACTTGAATATGCGGGTGTTATCTTTCTTGCTGCACCGTTTTTCTTGATTATCAAATCTCTAAACGGCGTGCTTGTAGCACTTGGAGATACAAAAAGTTACCGCAATTGGCTATTTTATGGCCTTTTTATCAATGCATTTTTTTGCTACTTTTTTGCATTCATTTTGGATCTTGGCGTAAAAGGACTTGCTCTAGCAACAGCTAGTGTTCAGCTTTTGGGCATGATCTACCTTTTTGTAAAAGTTAAAAAAGCTAAGATGATCGAGCCAAGAAATTTAAGCTATTTTGTGCCAAATTTTAGTATTTGGGCAAAGATTACAAAACAAGCTCTACCAGCTTGTTTAAACTATCTATCGATGTCACTTGGCTCACTTGTGCTTTTAAAATTTATAAGCTACTATGGCGTAAATGCCGTAGCAGGATATGGTATAGCCTTAAGGATAGAGCAAATTTTGGTATTACCGACCATTGGTATGGCTGCAGCAGTTTTAAGTATCGTTTCAAGAAACTATGGTGCTAAAAATTTTAAAAGAGCCA is part of the Campylobacter concisus genome and encodes:
- the prfA gene encoding peptide chain release factor 1, producing the protein MFADKLHPFLDRYNEISTLLSDPNIANDIEKMTKLSKEQSSIEPVATASTKYLEILKDIDENKALLEDSELGELAKEELKNLEISREKLEEEIKILLLPKDPNDDKNIFLEIRAGTGGDEAALFVGDLFNAYIRYAELRGYKFEIVSQSEGNTGGFKEIIVLIKGKGAYSRLKFEGGTHRVQRVPETESQGRVHTSAVTVAIMPEVEDSEIEINPNDIRVDVMRSSGHGGQSVNTTDSAVRITHIPTGLVVTNQDGKSQHKNKEAAMKVLKARLYELQEQERLVKETSERKSQVGTGDRSGRIRTYNYPQNRISDHRINLTLYRLDAIMAAGLFDEIIEPLITHYQAEAMLEAGI
- a CDS encoding TOBE domain-containing protein, which encodes MSISARNQLNVEITEVRTGAVNSLISAKLAGGEVLKATVTVDSEKGLDLKVGKKAIFLFKASSVIVSKDDSIKLSATNQIKGVVSEIKDGAVNVEVIIDVNGSKISAIITRESVSSLALKAGDKVTAIIKATQIIVGVK
- a CDS encoding replication/maintenance protein RepL; protein product: MNEEIYKAIIGEKKVEIINLLVKSCDENGFIVVKISEICEKLDVSKPTVINTFKLLEEKKIFERVKNGVYRFKNL
- a CDS encoding diacylglycerol kinase, translated to MRNQPEYKFFKNFGYAREGLAEIFKNEKSFRIEIYIFLVTTISLFFWNFDLVFNLFLIFSMAFVLVCECLNSGLERVTDLASPDYHALAKAAKDAGSAAVMIANFLCGALWCVAIGYKIWS
- a CDS encoding exodeoxyribonuclease III, yielding MKLISWNVNGLRALVTKDGFAWLTEQKPDFLALQEIKVKESDVPKEIYNLGFKDISVNSGERAGYSGVMSLANFDISTQKAAFFDDTEGRVLEHRFGNIVLFNIYFPNGQKDDERLAYKMDFYEKFLAYCKELIKNGKEVIFCGDVNTAHREIDLKNPKANAKTSGFLPIERAWVDEVLKSGFIDTFRAINGDVADAYSWWSYRFNARAKNVGWRIDYFFISQGLKDRLKDAFILPEITGSDHCPVGIDIEI
- a CDS encoding bifunctional diguanylate cyclase/phosphodiesterase; amino-acid sequence: MSTKRTRTVLSVLVAIFFVSAFFIYKANIAIDTAHKFDDGILNLKFIDNEITFSLNNIYDVSNYDKLNADINSFDTNLSNLSMLSDEMLLFHQNEITKDLQNIRDVFSKKVFFLQRSAYVNSSIDSYIQISQYEIQNLALPNKLEAVFYAIKGALMLSPEVIDEISKQIKMYKNEYKDNQKAQNILDKILYATQATKTLRTISNSAKELHLDNLIENFRNKILEFHSDEVNNAKIAQIICLLTFIIFCAFGLYQIKMASERLRQIKLLRSTVENDHSSIIYCDKHNRISYVNKTFEEKTGYKLKEIIGKNPRILKSYMHPQSFYESIKEAVQKSLPWESDELISRTKSGDFLYEKVKFSPFFFKNKFEGYIAVKLDRTKETLILNELTQKNEQIKIQSSIDKLTGFGNYFALTEILDAQKDGVLICLSIKNFKILRFFYQTKIIDAMLKAVADTLKLCIDTSEIKAKLFRFQDDAFYIWYEGDNIVRDIEYIREYFGSNRINVAIDEKFENLPGIKMVFGVSLPNDTPQTNRLMQSVLANQLAIENGSNIYYYLENDAIEMKYHKNQLAVQLIEDALENDRVIVEAQGIFNLEENETEAKYYEVLVRIIDQNGKIHYPGEFLDIAMKTQLYPQITKKVIALAFDLAKKYPDYTFSINLSNTDIADASMRELIENKLIECKDPNKICFEMLESEELSDYVAVNSFIKRVKGYGCKISIDDFGSGYSNYYRILELDIDTIKIDGSIIKKLPFDENARVLVETIVSFAKKQGYKIVAEFASSEEILNQIKNFGIPYAQGFLLGKPRRME
- a CDS encoding cytochrome-c peroxidase produces the protein MKGIILCLFIITISFCKYESYKPLTVVKYNEEKALLGKKLFFDKRLSPNENYSCQTCHNLYWNLSGSNQDSMEKGTLNPPTILNAAANYLFYSDAKISNLKDQVKESITSRIELNSDNDKIVDSVNNISEYKILFKKIYNDGINFDNIADAIAEFEKAILSVDSPFDRFISGDNNAIDDSAKKGFEIFNNIGCAACHNGRNLGGNLTQDIGREKISALDTSKRLRRVPSLRNITKTAPYLSHGEINDLKEAISFIGNYQLGYVLSKDEIDALYSFFLTLNGKKPRILNEY
- a CDS encoding type II secretion system protein translates to MKKGFTMIELIFVIVILGILAAVAIPKLALTRDDAEISKTASNIQTLISDLGSYYTSQGEFASGTDAVKKMSNVKTPVKAKNDECLEVGTGNNTNGEIGITVKTGGLCGQVWELPGLADVKTLIESSDNKTANSLKFGGMGIKYK
- a CDS encoding MATE family efflux transporter, coding for MDLLKDPLNKLIISLSLPAGTAMMFNTLYNVTGTFFAAKISTLAVAGMAMSFLLYLSIVGIGLGFGSALTALIGNSLGAGKIKMAKFYAANGIIFVLVFAIFMGFCGYFLAPNLLTFLGADHHYLKEALEYAGVIFLAAPFFLIIKSLNGVLVALGDTKSYRNWLFYGLFINAFFCYFFAFILDLGVKGLALATASVQLLGMIYLFVKVKKAKMIEPRNLSYFVPNFSIWAKITKQALPACLNYLSMSLGSLVLLKFISYYGVNAVAGYGIALRIEQILVLPTIGMAAAVLSIVSRNYGAKNFKRAKQCYKISLLFLLIYCAFACVFIRFFGEDMIRIFDDTPAVLEIAGLYLGINSLAYVAYGTINVSGSTLQAIKRPVAIFLLNGFRQFVLQGSLFYAVVFYFGLEIKFIWLALFFSVYLTAICFVFWTLYQLRRATDVSF